One Glycine soja cultivar W05 chromosome 7, ASM419377v2, whole genome shotgun sequence genomic window, GAAAAGCTTTCTTGGAAACGGGGCTGATGAGGATTCACCTGATGATGATGAGCACGTGAAAGAATCAGAACTACTGATTCTTGattgcaaagaagaagaaggagatgaggaAATGGATGAATGTATTGATGGAGTACTAATTGGAGCCAAAGATGCAATGGTGAAGGTCAAAGATGAAGAAGAACTTGATGCTGATGATGACACAGCTTGCCATTTGGATTCGATTCTTGATATGAACGGCGAGGCATTTAATTGGAATATTGTTGAATCAGAATCACCTGCACAGGCACAAGAAGATGAAGTGAGTAAAGTGGGAACTAAGAAGGACATATTTTTGAGATTAAACTATGAAGAAGTCATTACTGCTTGGGCAAGTCAAGGTTCTCCATGGACTAATGGGACCCCACCTAAGTTCTTCAACTCTGATGATTGCTGGCTAGACTTCTTGGTAAATTCTCTTCAACCCTCTTTGCTTATTCATGCAGCAGTGTTATCTTCTTGCGTGTTTGGTTCAACTTATTTTTATGAGAATAACTTTTTGATCAGTTTTTCTTATAGTATCATAGCCGGTCTCTTATCTAGCTAAAGGAGGAAGGTTGTGTTACGTCATCAGTAGCCAACGTAAAATTCGTTGATATACCTCAAATCCATTCATAGTGGGGTTGTGTTATGCCTTCGGTAAACAATAATGTCAAATTCGTCGATATAcctaaaatcactcatagtctCATATCTGGCTAAAGGAGAAAGGTTGTGTTACGTCTTCAGTAACCAATGTAAAATTCGTCTATATATACCAAACATGAATCACTCAAAAGAAagctattgttttttattttaaaaaaagtctcaACAAGAATGCAGCTACTCAATTGTATTGTATAGGTGAGTGTATATAGCTCCTTATTAcatagttttgtttttgtttttgttgaatttgttgCAACcgaaaatatttagtttttgaaaaatttagaaTGACCTTTTACATTCTTTTGAAGCTCAAACTTGATGATCACTGTTTGAcatggaagttttttttttgttaattaagggTTCGAATGGTGGGAATGTTCAATGCTGTTATGGGGCAGTGGGAAGCTTAAGGGTGCATGCAGATGGGGGAAGGGAAGCAAGAGTGTCAAGGTACCGAGAGAAGAGAAGAACGCGTTTATTTGCAAAGAAGATAAGGTATGAAGTGAGGAAGTTGAACGCGGAGAAAAGACCTAGAATGAAAGGTCGATTTGTGAAGAGGACACCCTTTGTTGGAGCCACTGCGTTGCCAGCTTAATCATCAATCACCACTGACATGATTGATCAtcaaagtgatcaaataaatgGTTAACTTTTCCAAGTTTGATTTTATGGAAAAGTTAGtttgattaattattagttaCTAGGTTTTGCCATGTATGTACATTATCATCACTAGGTCAGGTTTCTCTTGCTTGGGATATTTATTGCTTTCTCTAGCAGGTCTAGCTAGTACTAATGGAAATGGTAGCCCCTCTCAGCATGTTGAAGACTTTGGTAATCAATTTCGGGAGCCCTTTTTCAATGTTGcttaattatgatatatataagaATCTGTAATTAATCTATGCTGATGTTATGTTTACCTTTAACTCTGAGGGTACTGATTAACAGTGTTTAATATCAGGTACTTATATGTACAAGTTTTACATCTGCTATGCATAggaattgaagaagaagaacgaaAGCAAACAGGTGAAATTAAATGGactatataaaagattaaaatactcttcaaatatttgaACTAATTCACTATCAAATGTTATAAGAACAGATACACATATGGAAAGTCTTAACTTTATTTCAACGGTGGATACAAATAATAGCTTACACATATGGCATAAACTTATATATAGAGACTAATTAACAAGCATACTAAAGAACATATATCagttatatatgtaatttaaataacaattaatgaGCGTTGCACCCAACTAACAATCAATTAATTTCTCTTAAATTGCTAAAATTTTGATACTGATATCATAgtgaatatataatttctaattaaaccTCACTGAAATATGTTGTTATCAACCAGCTTGATGCTATGAGCTTTGGAGATTTGTTGGTTCTCCCAAGTTTGTCGGTTTAGAGATTGGTTGGTTCTTTCAATTTCGTGGCCGGGCTTGATTAGTTCTAGATTTGTAAGACTATCTAAGTGTTTTTAGTTACATGAATCAactaacattttttgttttgtttacatGAACCAATTAACTTAAACCACTATATTTCAAGTCAATTCAAATTCGCTCCTGCATATACCTAACCACTAGAGGACAAAAATGTGGCCTAATGTATGGTAAAGCTGTCTTCTTGGTGAGCTAAGAAAATACAAACGTTAAGAGCATCCTACCTTATCTATGATTTATGTTCTATTTCtactctatttataattatatgtgAGTCAATTTTATGCAAAAGTTTTATAAAGTGCTtgtcattattttatatatgatcttttttttttataaaaaaaaacagacatTCCTTTCATAAACAAATCCAAAATTGATTTTCAGTACCCTAGATAAAAATGACATTTTGACCAATAAATTAGATTCATGAAATCCCTCCTTAAATTATTAATACCAGTAATTCTCCAGAATTTGACCAATAAATCAATATACATTTGATAGAAaatcatttgtattttttaaaagtcaaatcagtaatttctttaaaaaaaaaatagtatcaaaCTTGAATTTTGAAAGCTTATCCgcattcttgtttgtttttgttttttagttctgaataaatttttcataaacacTTACCGGGGAAAATTAGGGAGATAACATGAATTAAACTTCTCACATaacttaaaattaacttatgatcCATTTAAACTTTTAGAAAAGTTAAATAAGTGagcttttataaaagttaaagtGCTTAAGTtatgaaagaaatttaatttattttatctttttatttttttctataagtgTGTAtgaagaagtattttttttactcttcttATACTAATAATTCTCTTTGGATtctgataaatttaaatttattcaattcTCATGCAACtatgattgattggaaaattaatttttttaacatgttttttatCTACCACAAAATTCCTTTATCCAATAATTTTTATGACTAAGTCATGGATTGAGAATTATTACTCACATAGTTAACATGAAAGAcaaaaatttgtgaaaatattTTGAGGTCCTGTCAAAGAGTCAAAGTAGTAATTATGATTGTTACCAAAAATGAATATGTCTTGTCTTTCAAATCATAACATGTTTTATCAACAAGTTGTtggtataaataattttaggtttcAGTTTCCCTAAGTaaagtttgaaattcaaatcctaagaatgaaaaaaatatgtgatTGAAAGATGAGACTTCACTAAAGatattcaattaaattcttCTACGGAGattaatcataaacaaaacTCAATTATAACATGTTTATGACTTCAAGTGTTTTATAATaatgttcaattatttaaaGGTTTCTTTGAGGTAATTATTTGAATGTTATCTATATCTTTGTTCGGATGTttgtaatcttttaaaattcatgATGTAGTGGCTAATAATTTGCTTATGATGAAAAagatatttagttttatttttatggagaatggaatatttaaacttttaattgtGTGTGTCGGTAAGTTCAATCTATTTTGTTGAGTGTATACATCTAACTCATGAATTTATTATgacttagagaaaaaaaatcatgaaaaatacaTGTGATCTTGTTAAAAAAAGAAGGGTACCTTCTTACCCTATGCTATGCATGCACCAAGTAGTTATTGTTAAGGTTCCTAGGTCATGTGTGGTTTTCAGTCAGGAGATTCCAATAtctattcaaaaaataaaactaaaaaggtcttttatttaattttcaattaggttgaaatagataaatttgcaaaataaaattagtttaaacttAAAGTTTACAAACCTTAATTTAATCCAAACATTTActtaaatatgaatatttttatttttttgagtttaTACTAGGCCCTTGCATATCTACCATAAGAAgtataattttgtgattaaaatGAATGGTTAAGATGAGTGGTTAAACAAGAATAATCTTGTGCATCTGAGTTCAATATGATGAATTTCTCCcagtttaataataattaccATAAGTAGAGCCTCTTTTATAAAGTAAatcatcacattctcacttctACTCAAGAAAAGATGAGTTGCAAAAgataatgagaagaaagaacacACTAATACTATATTAGTTTAATTAAGGTGTTTTACAATTCTcaaatttattaagaatattatattaaatgttaGGATAAATAATATGTGTTCTGTTTGTGTAAACATCTTCTACTATtgtatctaattataaattgtaatatttagCTAGttgtattttcttaattttttaataataattattttaaatttttattaagaatGATGTCTAATTGATTGACAATAcatgtatattaaattttaaatattatgagtcattatttatttatttgatttatattataaattttaaaaatcagttTATAGTTTGTAATTCAAAACTTTAAGTTTACGATCCTTAGAACTAGAACACTTTGATTATCCAAtaccataataatatattttgttaatattcAAACACCCTCCCTCATGATGAGTATGTCaacttttgttgtttgattGATAATTTGGTACTCTAAGTGTCACCTGGTATGTAGGAGATGACAGAACTTCACATACAAGTTTGGTTCTCTTACCATGATGTTCATGATCAAGCAAACGCGGGAAGGCTATGGCTAAGGGGGTTAATGGACTAgatgttttttaaaaagtgaTAGCAAAGaaactaaacaaataaataaaaaaatacaaccaGTTATTGCATAAGTTCAATATGATCAGTGTCTAGTTGCATCATTTGAGTCACATTAATTTTTGTGGGGACAATGTAACTAGTTGACCCCTCTTAGTGACTCATCTATGATCAtctattttccttttatctgtgcTCCCTTCCATCGACAGAAGACTACGCGTACATAGGATTTatcattaatgatattttgttacaATACATCTTAATGATCAGCATTCTCAAGGTCAGACATATAACTACATTAATTGCTTTAAAGGAGAATTGTGTAGTGGATAATAATCAGAAATTTGAATACAAATTGTTACTCTGTGCATATGCAATGTGACTAACAGATACACCCACCCTAGGTTCGGTTTGTTTGCACTAGTCTTAATTAGAAGGTGTAATCATGGCTAATTACATCTAATGGAGCatatattaatatgattaataGAAGAAAGTCACGGATAAAGTGTCTAACATATAACTGGCTTGCTCAATTCTAACCATTGACCCATTAAAAGCAATTTTGGTTAACCAAATCTTATCATTTCTTGTGAATTTGTCTTGTTATAGATTCCCTTAAAAGTGAGCTTTAAATATCTAGTCCATGTACCAACAAGAATAAATCAgtttagtaaatttttttataaattacaatacCATGATGTTTGTAGTAGTAGataattgtattatatataataagaaatttATATGTATCCTAACTAAATTATATTGTTAGGATACTATATTTTACACACtaacaatttgatttttgttgcaAAATACTATACCAATGGAAATTAGCCAAATGATAAAGTGTCAATAAatggttttttttcttcactctcgctagaacatcaatatttttggCTAGTCATCATCATATTTTTTACTTGATACCAGTGCAGATTGTATTGAATCTATTATCCGTCATGAGATGGTATAGGTATGTtcctttgaaaatgtttttttatctgaAAAACTTGTCGCCTAATCAGAACGtaactcttttgaaaaagcaTCATAAGATAATTTGTCATTTGTAagacttccttttttttcctggacatgGACGCATGGTTTAAGATAAAGAAGACAACATATGGCTTAAAAGAGTAAAGTACaacatcaaaattaatattgCTATCCATTATCCATATCAGTTGTTCTTAAGTAGCATAGCACCTTGCGGCAACTACATACTATAGtgagtttttgttatttttctacGTAGCCTGCCACAGTCAAACAAACTAAAACTACAAGAGATTTATCATTAATATACTTCTTTATTTCCACCTCTTTTTACTATTTTCTTCTGCTTGCAGTGCAGACCCTGTTTTCATTCATCAAGGATCGTTGACACCTTTGCTACAGCCTCCTCTTCCTACCTCCTCTGTCTACTGTTTCAAGCTCTAACAGGTTTGTTCTCTCAGGTTCTCAAGCTTTGCATGATAAGCTAACTTGCCCACAACACAGCATCAAGTATTTACTTTGTACGAAATCTTTCAGCCATAGACAGATCTTTCAGCTCCAGAACTAGCCGTCTATCATCAAATAATAGTGAAAGGTGGTACAGTTGTTTTGACCGCTAACAATTACTCCTCTTAATTAGGGTTTTAAGTATTTTACTCTACTGTTGAATGACAAAACACTTGTAGCATCTTtggttttgattattttattaaaaaaacaagtcacttgtttattaattgaaaaatctGTCAATAAAGCTTGATTAAAAGCTCTTACTACTTTCATACACAAAAGAAGCTAATCCAAGCATGTACACTGCATTCGGTTCTTTTATTGCATCAAATTGGAAATAAACATTTCCAGGTACTctgttgtttctttttattgtaCTTGTTATGTTTCTTTCACTTGCCATTGAGTTGTAAGGGAAGTGTAACTTATACCAAGTAATGTAAGAACATACGTAAGGCAGGTGTAACTTCCCTTTCTATATCACCATCAACGGTCAACATAAAATGTGCTAAAAGAATTGTTGAGAGGAGACCATGGGAAATCACTTGgttgtaattcattttttttttaccgacCCAAACTTTAATTCCTAGACCATCACTGATTATCGCTTAACAGCATGTCTGGTTCTGTGTCAGAACCTCAAACATGGATCCAAAACGTGAAAAATTGAAAGCTAAGCAACTTTATTTGAATGGACATCaacaaaattgatgttgaatgaaattaattttgaaacaatgcaatttatatttgaatgttttgttataaaatcaagttaaaaacaaaattcagtataaaattttaaatcgaACACAAAAGTTACTTAAAGTTACTTCAACCCATAAATAATTCTGAATTCTTCTTCAACATGAAACCaaacatgtaaaaatatattcaaaatcaaaattctctGGCGTCCAACTAAACATGCACTAAATATATCTTCTCTTGGACATGAAACTTATTGACACACACCACTTTTCCAAACACGCCATAAAATGGCTGTCTTCCGGCAGTTTCCTCTGTATTCATACACATGCAACGGTAACACAGTAATTGTAATAGCTGCATAAGCATTTTGACATTTCTCCCTTTCAACAAGTCCCGGGCTCTGGTGAAGAAAATGCTTGGCACCCTCAAATCCAACATGATGGTGAAATTTCATGATTACATATAGATGTATGGTATTTGAGTTTCAAAGAGTCTTACTTTGAATATTCGGAATGGATAACATGTACAATCAACAGGGAACGAATAAACTTATTTCATAATCTGATTGTGATGTACTTTGTTGATAGCCTTTCCTTGCTTGTTTACATTTAAATGGTAACAAACAACATAAGACTAATGAGCCAAGGAAAAATAGCCAAGGCTAAGTCAAAATACAGTTGTAGTTTGCAGGAAGTTCaactaaagaaaaagaacatgaaCACAATAACTGCAACAAGCACTTCTCCAACCCAATATCCGATTCAGCAATATGATCAGTTGGATAAACGGTCTTCCCTGCCAAAGGAACAATACTTATCTTCATTCACAGATGCAAAATCATTGGTATCAATAAAGCAAAGAATATTACAAGTTTACAACAACCAAAAATGTACATGACATTACAAATTAAGATTCCAATTTGATCAAAGATGTATTTGTGCACTAGTATGCGATCCAAGAACTCACCCAACGATATTGTATTTATCAAACTAACTAAACAAATGTTCCTGACCAAATACATCAAATAACTCTACCGATTAGCTCTTACAAATAGAATCTAACTACGATCCAATGAGTCATCAATAACTTTGACTACTATTTTGACTAGTAACAACACCACTTTATTTTTAGCACTAAGCACACCATCActtcctttaatttatttataagagCAATTCTCCTTATTACCATCACACTAGTCATCTGCACTAGTGTCATAACCAGAAATGAGAGGATCTGCACTGAGAAGTTTAAGGTGATAACAATCAAGTGACAATCCTCAAGAAAGCtgttaattaacttaatttagctctttattatttgttatgcatagtaaaaaatagttaatactGCAGATTTTTTAACTCCCTCCAGCAAAGTACAACAACTTGCCATGTACCCAAACTTTTGAACAAGGAATAGAAATTCTAGAGACGCAAGCATGGAAAGCCAGCAGCAACATAAATAGATTTATGGCCAGTACAGACTTGTCCATTTATTTTTCCAGTAGCATTCATTTAAGAACTAACTCCACCTATGATTTCATAGCCATTCCCAATCCAACCAATATAAAACTTATCAAAACCCTAAACATGAATAACTCTATCCTAGTCTGAAAGGAGGAATGTCTTAGACCCTCAACATTCAACTAAAACTTGTCGAAACCCCAAACATCTCCAAACACTAATAACTCACGATGGGTTCATTTAACAATCATTGAGTATAGAAAATCAACTGATTTTTGAAattaccttttttttgttattattgtcCACAGGAAGGTCATTCAGACTCAACAGGGTCAACCTTGGGAGCTGTTTCagaaaattaaacaatgaaTCATCACAAAACCATCAACAGACAAGGAAGAATATAAATTCCAAACAGCATTAAGGAAATCATCAAATGTTTCATAATTTTCCAAATTGAGAATTCCTAAAACCCTAGTAGATTGAAATTGGAAGAGAGAAGGGTGACCGTGGAGAGATGGGTGGCGACCGTCCTTGCCCCAACCGATGCCGCGGGTGGACTCGAGATACTGGTTGACGAGGTGGCGGCACTTCTGGAGGTGGTTGACGCCTTCGATGCGGTAGCACCAGCGGAGCTTCTCCCTAATGATCTTGGCCTTCTCGATTTGGATCCACTTCTCTCTCACGATGTGCTCCCTCATCTCCAGCATCGCCACCGGGTCCTTGTACGGATTCGCCGGATCGAAATCGTCCGGCGGCGACTCCTCGAACTCAACATACCCCTTCTTTCTTCCCATTCTCGCCAACGACCTCAGtgtctcttctcttcctctgaTTGCGTTTCTGCAGTtcgcttgttttttttttttttcactttcttccCTTATGGGCTCACGGTTGTCACAGACCCATTACCGTGGGCCCAATAAACTGTTCCTTATATTTGGGCTCAAGAGCAAACTTCTCTCCATTTCACAAGTATTAACACTTTTCCTTAACATATGGGTtaactaactaaaaaaataattcttatcgagagacataaaattatattagtcatgattttttttgtattttttttatatttttcacaataaatgcttttatttatttatttaataaatatattattaacaaaatcatataaaattacatCTCCTTTTCGGCTTTCGAACAGTCAaggattattataatattaccatttcattataatatttaaaaagataaaatagtaattataaaatatttaggcaaaatataattttgattcatttatttttttaatatataattttggtctatcattttaaaataagtacatttagtctttttattttataaaaaataattttgaaatgaggacatcaaaatgaaaaattaacaaagagaagaagataaaaattatattttaacggAATATTTACTTATGAATCGAAATTAGAAAACCATAATTGGTTATCAAGCTGTTATGCTCACAAAAGAAGTGTGTAGATGTTGTTTCATTTCAGTGGCGTTTTCACACCATTTTTGCGACGAAAGATATAGCGAAGGTCTCACAAATTTTAAACATCTCGTGTCTCTTTTAGTTCGAATTATAATAAACACACGTGGTGacacaaaattaattaacaatgttttttttttttactttcagtcATTTTCCCTCGTTCTCATTCATTTTGACACCTCAAATTTTATCACTACCGAACGGCCATAATTGTTAGCTCACGCGGAAAAGAAAATTAGTCAATGtatgagtgttttttttttaaaaaaaagataatcatGTATGAggtgttgttattattatgccaatatttttatttatttttcattcttacttTCATTTCAATGCATCAAACGTTGAAAACAATAGAACGGTTATTCCATTTTTAACCATACTAAACATCACATGGGGAACGATGATTTCGtttgatttcattttcatcAAATCAACTATAGTCTGAGTTATTACCTTTTAGTTTGCAGCCATATAAGTTTGGTTGAATTGGAAAagcttaattaattgttttcttttgtaatttataatataaaaaaaatgctcctACAAACAATTTTCACGATGTATAtgtgaaaaattcaaaaatattatcatataaCTAAACGGggtgaagataaaaaaaacatatttcacCACTAGCTAACACCAACCCTACTAGCCAGAGAGATCAAGCCCTACACGTGGCGTCATCATTGTCTCTTCAGTGGACCCCACCCCAATGTTAATTGAAGTTCCATTTCTCCACCATCGGCTCGTGCCGGCCCCACACTCTGCACGGAGCCGCTATCGGCTTCCCCTCCAACGATTTTGTTCTCACTCATCCGAGTCACCCCGGATCCTGAGTCATGACTCATCGAACCATGACCATCTAACTCGCTTTCAGCCAACTCAGCCACAACTGACTCGACTCTGGACTTTGCGGCTCGGCGCTTGAACGTGGTGGTGCGAGACTTCACCTTGCGAAGTGTATCAGAGCCGCACGATTTATCACTCTTTGCCACGTGGCGAATATTACAAGCCTTGAGCTGCAGGCTTGTGGCGCCGTCCAAAGGAGCCTGCTCAATCGGCGCGCCATTAAGAACGGCTTTGACCGCGGCTTCGCACAAATGCCAATTCCCGGTGGAGAGCAACCCGGTCGAGCCGAGAACCGGGTTCACTATTCGACCGCATGCTTCGTAAAGCAAAGATTTTAAAACGGCTGAAAAGCACAAAAGTAGAAACATGCTCCAACATTAATAATAGAAAGATGCAATCTTAGAATAAAAAATCCCACAATTTTTGTGGCAAATGGAGAATGAATTTAACTGAAATTCATTGTTGATGGTATAAAGATCGCTACTCTTAGCCAACgagtattatattatattattaaaaaaatatcacttccttcaaatttgactatttaattatgttatcaattcattaatatatatatatatatatatatatatatatatatatatatagtctaaATAGAAATAGTTTAGACTAAACCTCTACTTCAAAAATCATATAAGGTTTATGTTATTAATCAATAatgtcaatattttaaaattaaacaccaACAAATTGTtgatatgaaaattattttatgcaagattttagatttaagttccatgaataaaaaaaataattgaaagaaaaaatttcactaaaataatCAATCAGGTTCTACGATAGAgattatttgttattaaaattgataaatattttatatcaataatacgaccaacaaaaaaaaatctgaaaattaaactcatttaaaatagaaatttcataattaacaaGAAACTATTGTAGAATCCAATAATCATGATGAAATAGAAGTTAGTGATGGTTGACATGTACCTTGTTGTAGTTGTGAGGGAGCGTTGGTGAGGAGGGTGAGGAGGCCTTGGCGGCCATAGAACTTTGCAAGGAAGAGGGTTGCGTTGGATTGGGAGTTAGGGGAATTGATCCATTGGAGGGAGATGCGAATGGGGCACTCAGTGGTGCACCCTCTGCGGAGAACGCGGCATCCATTGCAGCTCAAGCGCATGGTGAATTGTTGATACGATTAGTGACGTGTTTGGGAAGTCCCTAAATGGAATTCTTAAGTACTTATTACTATCATGAATGAGGATGACTTATGGTTTTATATATAGTGAGGAGTGAGGACGTGGGTTTGGAATAGAGCGCAGCTGTTTTCGCTTCCAAGAATATGGCAGTTTTGGGAATGGGGACTGTGGTTTTGTTTGGTTGTCCTTGAA contains:
- the LOC114418609 gene encoding LOB domain-containing protein 41-like: MRLSCNGCRVLRRGCTTECPIRISLQWINSPNSQSNATLFLAKFYGRQGLLTLLTNAPSQLQQAVLKSLLYEACGRIVNPVLGSTGLLSTGNWHLCEAAVKAVLNGAPIEQAPLDGATSLQLKACNIRHVAKSDKSCGSDTLRKVKSRTTTFKRRAAKSRVESVVAELAESELDGHGSMSHDSGSGVTRMSENKIVGGEADSGSVQSVGPARADGGEMELQLTLGWGPLKRQ
- the LOC114418608 gene encoding NADH dehydrogenase [ubiquinone] 1 beta subcomplex subunit 10-B-like; this encodes MGRKKGYVEFEESPPDDFDPANPYKDPVAMLEMREHIVREKWIQIEKAKIIREKLRWCYRIEGVNHLQKCRHLVNQYLESTRGIGWGKDGRHPSLHAPKVDPVESE
- the LOC114418606 gene encoding zinc finger protein CONSTANS-LIKE 16-like, coding for MTNEMKEASALGARTARACESCLKVRARWYCAADDAFLCHGCDNMVHSANQLASRHERVKLQTASSKVNYSVTPKVAWHSGFTRKARTPRHNNNRHSSLKQQQQKKPLHEERGEEEVFFNNTISLLPLVPELGSEEPLLNDETEEQLLCRVPVFDAELCSIYNEVKDEVVAAGEEALDLENFSSEFLPSDTDLAEFTADVKSFLGNGADEDSPDDDEHVKESELLILDCKEEEGDEEMDECIDGVLIGAKDAMVKVKDEEELDADDDTACHLDSILDMNGEAFNWNIVESESPAQAQEDEVSKVGTKKDIFLRLNYEEVITAWASQGSPWTNGTPPKFFNSDDCWLDFLGSNGGNVQCCYGAVGSLRVHADGGREARVSRYREKRRTRLFAKKIRYEVRKLNAEKRPRMKGRFVKRTPFVGATALPA